In a genomic window of Larus michahellis chromosome 3, bLarMic1.1, whole genome shotgun sequence:
- the LOC141740298 gene encoding cullin-9-like isoform X2: MVNERHNGNLLVHLGPKLQAYPEELLRQRRGHDGQPEYLIQWSIVSLEERAAGGSSASSAETKPENVSMWMSAEEVCASCPALLGKRKLEGQWGKEEKAAGPFAADVPLDEASLLEMKADVRSLVQRAGRQISEPGAPESSILNTIHVLSAYASIGSLAGAFKETGALDLLMRMLCHKEKQIRRSAGKMLRALASHDAGSWAYVLLSLSQQDGIEQHMDFDSRYTLLELFAETTSSEEHCMSFEGIHLPQIPGKLLFILVKRYLCVTSLMDKLSSGVEPGREQTNCAVPSLLTEERSRVKQEFEFSMAMANLILELVHVMGWDHSHKPELLPQQELRPRTAQSIFQHRATSCTAAQAAPSPPPKEPSIFKTRSAFPSRSSYVEYVQANLVQGMRVRMLEDYEQVSAGDEGDFRQSNDGTPPVQVYWQALGCTYWVHWHMVEIIGPSGQEEQEGQEKVSTLTYSHKLAAVAQPFFCKPFGGLYSLPYLGEQPTKAAEALSRAEWWELLFFVKKLEAQEQKEITCLIQQDRGEQLSDEEALIQLSVPVELAQKVLEVLEKRCQGSAQRDLRGSHIYAKYFLSKGAEQDGRGSTAVSSEGAVCKSTVSEATTAKAAKEDLSAATVPLQAPAAASKSDSQLFSELLEREGLFFPEVTEEQIKVLGSSEGTSERGSLAKIAAMVDVIRSSSTEVGLRLAGLKHIMKILEEEPEQQVSKAQGRLGTRSVGEKLVNVAVELLSTEVAEKALVVVTLRLLAVFMAKYDCRVPFATEGGVRAVLACMQQHASSALVQQAGLAALKVLVGAVSSEPGGAGGKPLPLNHADAQMMREIFASIGSASSEGSASLLSAIPAAMSTMQRVPGGSSGVQNGLLVVNMLMDSHRGLAEQLVSCDLPTVLQSCWWDGQSTVCPHAMLALSAINRLTEHRLPLGPEMAGREAPLDLRDMRRLLGGLGDGTLSKDVVVALERQLCSEGPVPSGEVAQLLQDPRCFRLLLRSFELLGAEKAVSLSILRILNKFLDGYQEDVLPWHECVEPCLSSLSAHSSEREVVQEVVGFLHRLATASKDCAVVMCRLGTREALAKALDKHSTAPSLAPALLDLMIDCEKYAGLYKKLTTSILAGCIQLVLGQIEEHRRSHRPISIPFFDVFLHNLCRGSSVEVKEDKCWEKVQVSSNPHRASKLTDRNPKTYWESNGSTGSHFITVHMQCGVVIREMSMLVASEDSSYMPARVVVLGGDSPAAIRTELNAVTVLPSDSRVILLENMTRFWPVIQIRVKRCQQGGIDTRVRGIEVLGPKPTFWPIFKEQLCRRTFLSCTARAHAWCQEICRDRGQLLQLFGRLNRALRHEQGFADRFLPDDEAARALGRTCWEALVNPLVQSITSPDPHGSSPLAWLLSEYLESVEPPSRGAAFGSRVRRLTQLLVHVDPGSPEPEEARAAGGKEGKNKEVPARAAKAAVEKSSGLWGISQCWRGVVQQQVQRFLEAAGQAPDLVERYCGLYQRLRGATEELFGQQAAFVLALGQGFAGALLQLPFLTALHVSEQFARYLDGQIQELHGAVGSAGPLHRLQQILEPFVVFSGLELAHTFEHFYRHYLGDRLLAQGPSWLEGAIVEQIGLCFPSRFPQEMLSNLAESEELQQQFYLFQLQEQDKRLLELDTGLDEALGTASVVDVPEVKVLALSPRCWPVSPLCYMDEPGRFFSAALRAPLDEFAEFCRRSQGQLGWECTKPRRLQWTWLGHAELQFGDCVLQVSTLQMYILLCFNSAEEVAVEALVQATGLPADLVHHALTPLTHGEGILVWRCPPGAPGVLQLNQTALACASGRHLRLLPRQRYLQAERAEVSALERKRNVLCCLITRILKVEKQLHIDNLVFRVIDACQKGELGPGLQFPSFCCHSVDVLSCILHLLNQGYLRRQEERPHVLEYISAEPTTPPTSQVQPQVAFQTVEIKTAASPASAERRQTFSTFR, from the exons ATGGTGAACGAGAGGCATAATGGCAACCTGCTTGTGCACCTGGGACCCAAACTGCAGGCCTACCCGGAGGAGCTGCTTCGGCAGCGGCGAGGCCACGACGGCCAGCCTGAGTACCTTATCCAGTGGAGTATTGTCAGCTTGGAAGAGAGAGCAGCGGGAGGCAGCAGTGCCTCCTCTGCAGAGACCAAGCCGGAGAACGTCTCCATGTGGATGTCTGCAGAAGAGGTCTGTGCCAGCTGCCCGGCGCTGCTGGGCAAGAGGAAGCTGGAAGGGcagtgggggaaggaggagaaggcagccgGCCCCTTTGCTGCAGATGTGCCTCTGGACGAAGCCTCGCTGCTGGAGATGAAGGCCGATGTCAGGAGCCTGGTGCAGCGGGCTGGCCGTCAGATATCTGAGCCTGGGGCCCCCGAGTCCTCCATCCTCAATACCATCCACGTGCTGAGCGCGTACGCCAGCATTGGCTCGCTGGCAGGTGCCTTCAAGGAGACGGGAGCCCTCGACTTGCTGATGAGGATGCTGTGCCACAAGGAGAAGCAAATCCGCCGCAGTGCGGGCAAGATGCTGAGGGCCCTGGCTTCGCACGATGCAG GGAGCTGGGCCTATGTCCTGCTGTCCCTGAGCCAGCAGGATGGCATTGAGCAGCACATGGACTTCGACAGTCGCTACACCTTGCTGGAGCTGTTTGCTGAGACGACATCCTCTGAAGAGCACTGCATGTCCTTTGAGGGGATTCACCTTCCCCAG ATCCCTGGGAAGCTACTGTTCATCCTGGTGAAGCGCTACCTGTGTGTCACTTCTCTCATGGACAAGCTCAGCAGTGGCGTGGAGCCGGGAAGGGAGCAGACGAACTGCGCTGTGCCCAGCCTGCTCACTGAGGAGAGGAGCCGCGTGAAGCAGGAGTTTGAGTTCAGCATGGCTATGGCAAATCTCATCTTGGAGCTGGTGCACGTGATGGGCTGGGACCACAGCCAcaagccagagctgctgccccagcaggagctgcGGCCCCGCACTGCCCAATCCATCTTCCAGCACAGGGCCACATCCTGCACCGCGGCTCAAGCAGCCCCCagtcccccaccaaaagagcccAGCATCTTCAAGACACGCTCAGCCTTCCCCAGCCGCAGCAGCTACGTGGAGTACGTGCAGGCGAACCTGGTGCAGGGCATGCGGGTGCGGATGCTGGAGGACTACGAGCAGGTCAGCGCGGGTGACGAGGGTGACTTCCGCCAGAGCAACGACGGCACGCCGCCTGTGCAG GTGTACTGGCAAGCCCTGGGCTGTACGTACTGGGTTCACTGGCACATGGTGGAGATCATTGGCCCTTCAGGGCAAGAGGAGCAGGAGGGCCAGGAGAAGGTGTCCACCCTAACATACAGCCACAAACTGGCAGCAG ttGCGCAGCCGTTTTTCTGCAAGCCCTTTGGAGGGCTGTACTCCCTGCCTTACCTGGGGGAGCAGCCGACCAAGGCTGCAGAGGCCCTGAGCCGTGCCGAGTGGTGGGAGCTGCTCTTCTTTGTGAAGAAGCTGGAAGCGCAGGAGCAGAAAGAGATCACCTGCCTCATCCAGCAGGACCGGGGAGAGCAG CTGTCCGATGAAGAAGCCTTGATCCAGCTGTCGGTACCTGTGGAGCTGGCCCAGAAGGTGCTGGAGGTCTTGGAGAAGCGGTGCCAGGGCAGTGCTCAGCGTGACCTGCGCGGCTCCCACATCTACGCCAAATACTTCCTCAGTAAGGGGGCCGAGCAGGATGGCAGGGGGAGCACCGCAGTGTCCTCGGAGGGTGCTGTCTGCAAGAGCACTGTCTCTGAAGCCACAACAGCCAAGGCAGCAAAGGAGGACCTTTCTGCAGCCACAGTGCCTCTCCAAGCCCCCGCTGCAGCATCCAAGTCGGATTCCCAGCTGTTCAGCGAGCTCCTTGAGAGGGAAGGGCTGTTCTTCCCAGAGGTGACTGAGGAGCAGATCAAAG TGTTGGGCAGCTCCGAGGGGACGAGCGAGAGGGGCTCGCTGGCCAAGATTGCAGCCATGGTGGACGTGATccggagcagcagcacagaggttGGTCTGCGTTTAGCCGGGCTCAAGCACATCATGAAGATCCTGGAGGAGGAGCCCGAGCAGCAAGTCAGCAAagcccagggcaggctggggaccaggagtgttgg ggagaagctggtgaatgTGGCAGTGGAGCTGCTGAGCACCGAGGTGGCAGAGAAGGCCCTGGTGGTGGTGACGCTGCGGCTGCTGGCCGTGTTCATGGCGAAGTACGACTGTCGCGTGCCGTTTGCCACGGAGGGGGGTGTGCGGGCTGTGCTGGCCTGCATGCAGCAGCACGCCTCCTCCGCCCTGGTGCAGCAGGCTGGCCTGGCA GCCCTGAAGGTGCtggtgggagctgtgtccagcgAGCCAGGAGGTGCCGGTGGGAAGCCCTTGCCCCTGAACCACGCCGACGCGCAGATGATGCGGGAGATCTTTGCCAGCATCGGCTCTGCCTCCAGCGAGGGCTCGGCAAGCCTGCTGAgtgccatccctgctgccatgAGCACCATGCAGAGGGTCCCAGG GGGCTCCTCAGGCGTGCAGAACGGCTTGCTGGTGGTGAACATGCTGATGGACAGCCACCGGGGCCTGGCGGAGCAGCTGGTGAGCTGCGATCTCCCCAcggtgctgcagagctgctggtgggacgGGCAGAGCACCGTCTGCCCTCACGCGATGCTGGCCCTCAGCGCCATCAACCGCCTCACGGAGCACCGGCTACCCCTGGGCCCGGAGATGGCAG GCAGAGAGGCCCCGCTGGACCTGAGGGACATGCGGAGGCTTCTGGGCGGCCTGGGGGACGGCACCTTGTCCAAGGATGTGGTGGTGGCCCTGGAGCGGCAGCTCTGCAGTGAAGGCCCCGTCCCCTCTGGCGAGGtggcccagctgctgcaggaccccCGGTGCTTCAGGCTGCTGCTGCGCAGCTTTGAGCTGCTGGGGGCGGAGAAGGCCGTGAGCCTGAGCATCCTCAG GATCCTGAACAAGTTCCTGGACGGTTACCAGGAGGATGTGCTGCCCTGGCACGAGTGTGTGGAGCCCTGTTTGTCCTCCCTGAGTGCCCACAGCAGTGAGCGGGAG GTGGTGCAGGAGGTCGTTGGCTTCCTGCACCGCCTGGCCACTGCCAGCAAGGACTGCGCGGTGGTGATGTGCCGCCTGGGCACCCGCGAGGCTCTGGCCAAAGCCCTGGACAAGCACAGCACGGCCCCGTCGCTGGCGCCAGCCCTGCTCGACCTGATGATTGACTGTGAGAAGTACGCCGGTCTCTACAAGAAGCTGACGACCAGCATCTTGGctggctgcatccag CTGGTCCTGGGGCAGATTGAGGAGCACCGCCGGAGCCACCGGCCCATCAGCATCCCCTTCTTTGATGTCTTTCTGCACAACCTGTGCCGAG GCTCCAGCGTGGAGGTGAAGGAGGACAAGTGCTGGGAGAAGGTGCAGGTCTCCTCCAACCCCCACCGTGCCAGCAAGCTCACGGACAGGAACCCCAAGACCTACTGGGAGTCGAACGGCAGCACCGGCTCCCACTTCATCACTGTCCACATGCAGTGTGGTGTGGTGATCAG GGAGATGAGCATGCTGGTGGCCAGCGAGGACTCCAGCTACATGCCGGCCCGTGTCGTGGTGCTGGGGGGAGACAGCCCTGCCGCCATCAGAACTGAGCTCAACGCG GTGACCGTCCTGCCCTCGGACAGCAGAGTGATCCTGCTGGAGAACATGACCCGCTTCTGGCCCGTCATCCAGATCCGGGTGAAGCGGTGCCAGCAG GGCGGCATTGACACACGTGTGCGTGGCATCGAGGTGCTGGGTCCCAAGCCCACTTTCTGGCCCATCTTCAAGGAGCAACTGTGCCGGCGGACGTTCCTCTCCTGCACTGCTCGGGCTCATGCCTGGTGCCAGGAGATCTGCCGGGACcgggggcagctgctgcagctctttgGCAG GCTGAACCGGGCGCTGCGGCACGAGCAGGGCTTCGCCGACCGCTTCCTCCCTGACGACGAGGCGGCCCGGGCCTTGGGCAGGACGTGCTGGGAGGCCTTGGTGAACCCCTTGGTGCAGAGCATCACCAGCCCAG ACCCCCACGGCAGCAGCCCTCTGGCCTGGCTGCTGAGCGAGTACCTGGAGAGTGTGGAGCCACCAAGCCGCGGTGCTGCCTTTGGTTCCCGTGTGCGGCGCCTGACCCAGCTCCTGGTGCATGTGGACCCCGGCAGCCCAGAGCCAGAGGAGGCAAGAGCAGCTG gcgggaaggaggggaagaacaAGGAGGTGCCGGCCAGAGCTGCGAAGGCGGCGGTGGAGAAGTCAAGTGGCCTGTGGGGCATCTCGCAGTGCTGGCGTGGCGTGGTGCAACAGCAG GTGCAGCGGTTcctggaggcagcagggcaggcgcCGGACCTTGTGGAGCGATACTGCGGGCTGTACCAGCGCCTGCGCGGTGCCACGGAGGAGCTCTTTGGGCAGCAGGCCGCCTTTGTgctggccctgggccagggcttcGCGGGAGCGTTGCTGCAGCTCCCCTTCCTTACCGCCCTGCAC GTGAGCGAGCAGTTCGCCCGCTACCTGGACGGGCAGATCCAGGAGCTCCACGGGGCTGTGGGCAGCGCAGGGCCGCTGCACCGGCTGCAGCAGATCCTGGAGCCCTTCGTCGTCTTCAGTGGCCTGGAGCTCGCCCACACCTTCGAGCACTTCTACCG GCACTACCTGGGGGACCGGCTCCTGGCGCAAGGACCGTCTTGGCTGGAAGGAGCCATCGTGGAGCAGATCGGGCTGTGCTTCCCCAGCCGCTTcccccaggagatgctgagcaACTTGGCTGAGTCGGAGGAGCTCCAGCAGCAGTTTTacctcttccagctgcaggagcaggacaaGCGTCTGCTGGAGCTGGACACGGGCCTGGACGAG GCCCTGGGGACGGCCTCGGTGGTGGACGTGCCGGAGGTGAAGGTGCTGGCCCTGTCCCCGCGCTGCTGGCCTGTTTCCCCGTTGTGCTACATGGACGAACCCGGGAGGTTTTTCTCAGCGGCCCTGCGCGCCCCCCTGGATGAGTTTGCCGAGTTCTGCAGGCGGA GCCAGGGCCAGCTGGGCTGGGAGTGCACGAAGCCGCGGCGGTTGCAGTGGACGTGGCTGGGCCATGCCGAGCTGCAGTTTGGAGACTGCGTCCTCCAGGTGTCCACGCTGCAGATGTACATCCTGCTGTGCTTCAACAGCGCCGAG GAGGTGGCTGTGGAGGCCCTGGTGCAGGCTACGGGGCTCCCTGCTGACCTGGTGCACCACGCACTGACACCGCTGACCCACGGCGAGGGCATCCTGGTGTGGAGATGCCCACCGGGAG CTCCAGGTGTGCTGCAGCTGAACCAGACAGCCCTGGCCTGTGCCTCTGGCCGCCACCTGAGGCTGCTGCCCCGGCAGAGGTACCTGCAGGCAGAGAGGGCTGAGGTGAGCGCCCTGGAAAGGAAGAGGAACGTCCTCTGCTGCCTCATCACCCGCATCCtcaaggtggagaagcagcttCACATTGACAACCTGGTGTTTAGG GTGATTGATGCCTGCCAGAAGGGCGAGTTGGGGCCAGGGCTGCAGTTCCCGAGCTTCTGCTGCCACAGCGTGGACGTGCTGTCCTGTATTCTGCACCTGCTGAACCAGGGCTATCTCCGGCGCCAGGAGGAGAGGCCTCATGTCTTGGAATACATCTCTGCTGAACCCACAACACCCCCTACCTCTCAGGTCCAGCCCCAAGTTGCCTTCCAAACAGTAGAGATCAAGACAGCAGCAAGCCCAGCCTCTGCTGAAAGGAGACAGACTTTTTCCACCTTCAGGTAG